In one Cronobacter dublinensis subsp. dublinensis LMG 23823 genomic region, the following are encoded:
- a CDS encoding carboxymuconolactone decarboxylase family protein, with the protein MTTPRVTPWQDEEPVDADLLNAIKARRPGGKLIDIDRVLLKSATLATGWNELMVRVRQEFSLSLEYRELIMLRVAWLNKAEFEWNVHYPAYLDAGGTAEKAQALRLSSAPHVFNDTETLLIHLTDQSTRNVVVEENVIGALKSLLGDKETVEAVATVAAYNMVSRFLVALAI; encoded by the coding sequence ATGACCACACCAAGAGTAACTCCCTGGCAGGATGAAGAGCCCGTTGACGCCGATCTTCTCAACGCGATAAAGGCCCGCCGGCCCGGCGGAAAACTGATAGATATTGACCGGGTATTACTGAAGAGTGCCACCCTGGCCACGGGCTGGAACGAACTGATGGTACGGGTACGTCAGGAATTTTCACTCAGCCTTGAATACCGGGAACTGATCATGCTGCGCGTTGCCTGGCTGAATAAAGCAGAATTTGAATGGAACGTGCACTACCCTGCCTATCTGGATGCAGGCGGAACGGCTGAAAAAGCGCAAGCCCTGCGGTTATCCTCCGCGCCACACGTCTTCAATGACACCGAAACGTTGCTGATACATCTTACGGACCAGTCCACCCGGAACGTCGTGGTTGAGGAGAACGTCATCGGGGCGCTGAAAAGCCTGTTAGGTGATAAAGAGACCGTGGAAGCGGTTGCCACTGTCGCCGCCT
- a CDS encoding OsmC family protein — protein sequence MQIQTAHYDLVTSWQGGMASRTLCQSFSADNAPPALQRHVIDSDEPVSLGGEGLAPDPQELMLAAFNACMMAAFILEARAEGLALTHLEIHTDGHLPKGIPASRDKSAEDASGRLVYVIHVRGGGTVHQFEGVHQRVIDSSLNRWLLAQNMLIEGDLILS from the coding sequence ATGCAAATCCAGACCGCGCATTATGACCTTGTCACCTCGTGGCAGGGGGGCATGGCCAGCCGGACGCTCTGCCAGTCCTTTTCCGCAGATAACGCTCCGCCTGCCCTGCAACGTCATGTTATCGATTCCGATGAACCGGTTTCGCTGGGTGGCGAAGGGCTGGCTCCTGACCCCCAGGAGCTGATGCTCGCTGCGTTCAATGCCTGCATGATGGCCGCCTTTATTCTCGAAGCCAGGGCTGAAGGTCTCGCCCTTACGCATCTTGAAATACACACTGACGGGCACCTTCCGAAGGGTATACCGGCCTCCCGAGACAAATCTGCAGAGGATGCTTCCGGCAGGCTTGTGTATGTCATCCATGTACGCGGTGGCGGCACGGTGCATCAGTTTGAAGGGGTGCATCAGCGGGTGATTGACTCCTCTCTGAACCGGTGGTTACTGGCGCAGAATATGCTGATCGAAGGTGACTTAATACTGAGCTGA